The genomic DNA CGCACTTAAGGCAATACAAGACAACCAGGAGACTCGTGCCCCATTGATGTACAGCCACAACCTCTTGGATGAGAACGCCTCCATCAAGAGTGTCATCAGTGATAGCAAggaggaatatttttattatgtgcTCTTTTGATATCAATGAGGTATGGAACCACAACGAAACAACAGGATTACAACAACATCCCTGATCACAAACCCAGTTACAGGAATTCCACTTACACTGATAACTTTCAGTTCAGGCTGTGTGTGTGTTGCAAGTACACCACACCCAAACCACGTGTCCTTTAAAAACCTTTCAAGGAAAGCAGCAAGTGCAATTAAGCCAGCTGTTTACATAAAACTGCATATGCAAAGATACACATCCGACTGGCAGATGTGAAGTCAAGAACACCTCCAAATCTCCTCTCAGCTGTTTTGGAGAGGGATGGTGACAAGAGCAGTCACTGAGCAGTTTCACAATAGTGCACGGGCGCATGGGTGTTGTCCGAGCTCCACAGCTGCTCGCTGACAGTTCCCGAGCGGCTCACCTCCCACAGTGCCAATTTTAGCACTTCAGAGACCGTCGTCTTGACCTGGGCCTGGAACTTTTTGCTAATCAGAACGTAGAGGATTGGATTGAGGCAACTGTTGATGAAAGCAAGGCCAGTGGAGAGGGGAATGCCATCTTGCAGTAAGTCGTGCAAGTTTTCATCGTGGTGAGCAGACAGCTCCACAATGCTGAATATGTGATATGGTgtccagcaaacaaaaaaagctacaACTACGGCAATGATGGTCCAGAAAAGCCTGCTGGAAGTCAATACAGTTCTCCTCTTCACTTTGACAATCAACAATGAGTAGCAAATGACCATGGTCACTAGAGGAAAGAGGTAACCAAATGCAAGCCTCACCCAAATGAGAATGTGATGTGTCAGCAAAATAAGTTCTCTGTCGTGCACATGGAAGTTGTTGTAGCAAATGGTGACATTGTTGAGAACTGTAGCCGTGTCTCTAAAGTATAAGGCAGGGCCACCAATAATCGCAGCTGACATCCAAATGATCCCACTAAGGATGAGGGTGTTCCTTACAGTTCGATACTTGTAGGAAAAGACTGGGTGGACTAGGCGGATGTAGCGGTCAAGGCTGATGAATGTCAGGAAGAACACACTGGCAAACATATTCAGCAGTGCAATGAATGAGTTCATTTTGCAGAGCCACTTCCCAAAAGGCCAGTGGAAGCCCATTGCCACGTATGTAATATAGAGGGgcaggaagagaacaaaaatgaaatctgcAATGGCCAGATTGAGGAACCAGAGTGTAGAAACAGATTTATCCCACTTAAAGCCCATAAACCAGATGACGATGGCATTACCTGGCACTCCCAGCAGAAATGCCACACtgtaaaaggaaagggaaataataTGGGCAATGCTGAGGGAGGACTGGGGTGATTCATCTTCCTCAGCCAGGTCATAGAAATAAGAGTAGTTCTCAAAATCTTCAAATGTCATGTTGCACAGTTGctttctggggaagaaaagaaatggaacagTCAGAAGAGAAATGTTTTACTGCACTGCAAATAGTAACCTGCAACTCCTTTAAATTCTtggtcacaaaaaaaaagaaaatattgacttAGTTTCACATAGCTATGGCTTTTTAGCTGTCAGTTGCTAGCACAAAGCTTGTGGAGTAGTTTGGTCACAGACATTTCAATCAAGAACGTTCAATCAAGACAACACTTGAAATCTTCAGGAACTGTTTTCCTTGCATTTATTTCCTAATAGAGACCACTGAGCACAGTATCACTGATAAATTTCTGGTAGAACAGCCCGCAAAGTTTTACTGaagtgtgatttttctgttcttttctagtCAAGTTTCAAATTTTACTGCTCTGTTCCCATTTGAAGCAAGTTTTATGGATTATATCTGTCAGAAATCAGAGAAGCACCAGGCAGCTATGTAGGCAAAAAAGTGCAGCTAAAATGCCAggaaactatttttaataaaattaccacccacacatacacacctCAAATTATATTTAACAAAATCATAGACAGCAATTTCTCCTGCAACTGAAAGTTCATGGGTTTATTCCTCTCTATCATGTATCTATCTTTGTATCACGGAATGCTGATTTTCAGACACATTCAACATATTAGATTTCCTCAATGCAGCAAAGGATGTAAAGAAGGAAATACCCAGAACCTATTTCAGGGACAATACATACAATTGTGATATTCTTCCACTTGTGAGCTGAGAAATAGGtaacagatgaaagaaaataaagcttcccAGGAGAAGACGACACACTGTAATAGCTAAAGATGAAAATATGTGTGtctcctttattctttttttaagagagaacGACAGTCTCCGCTTTCTTCTGTTGCAAAAGCTTCTGAAACTTAGAAGTACAACATGATTTTTCACATAGGAATCTTCTTCTAAAACTCCAAAGGAAGAgtgtgggagggagagaagcagagcggggagaaggaaaatataaaccaaaagaaaaaaaaaaaaacaaaaccacaaaacagaaaaaaaggaattaatggGAAAACAGACAGCAAATAGAAGTTGAACAGGAAAAAGCACTCAGAAGTTATGTGTTCCTTCCACAGTAGAGACAAGCTGTAGCACAGCACAGATGGCCAGAGTCTCACAAAAGTATCTGCCATGATCAAAACAAATATTCTGTTAAATTCTGTGATCATTTAAAGCTATATTGTCTGGCTCAGCTGCACTAAAAACCTGTCCCTGAGAGCAGGACATGACCAGCCCATTAGCTGTACTATGGATGAGCTCACTGGTACGCTTCTGAGTGCTAGCTTCattcagaaactgaaattcaGCCCTGCTTTTGGAACCCAGCCCTGCATTCCTGTAATTCCATCAGTTTTAGCATGCCAAGGACAACAGGAGCAGGGTCTCCAAAGTACACTGCCTGCAGAATCACATCTGCAAGCTTCTATTCATGTACATACCTTTCCTCCAAAAACGCAGTTCACTTATTTTGAAAGGATTACTCACGCAAGTGAAGctatgcatgtgcacacacattaGCAGGATTAGTTTTCTCATTCGTAGATGGATggacaagggggaaaaaatgtgtaattttacatctcttgataaaaaaaaatatgtaataagAATCAATACAGCCTGTTCTGTCAAGAGGCTATGATAACATTTGCCCTTTGTAATTTACATCAGGCTGAAGGAATGTTATTGGGTTTGCTGTCCTGATAAAATGATACTTATTGGGCTGCATTTATGTAATTACTTGGCCCTTGGGGGTAGATTCTGCATCAAATATCAGTACCACCCATCTGAGTCATTTTTTCAAATAGCTTAACAGCTGCTGAGGAATAGCATAAACAAGGAGCAGTACCACTAACATCTGGAACAACATTACATTTGGACAGTTTCTGAGGACAGTCAGGTTAATATAAAAAGAACTATACCTTCAAATCAAACTTACgcaattcaacaaaaaaaatccaatttttcagACTCTTGCTGATTATCATCCTGTATTGCAGTTACTAAccaattttgcttttaagtttctCAAGAGCTAGCACAATGCAACAATACTTGTATTCAAACATTTCCTCCCTATATGTGCAATCCCCAcgctttttttcctaatggtgCTAAAAAAACATAACGACAATAACAAACATTTGCCTACTGTCCAAcaacattaattttatatttagaatTTCAAAGATGATGTgtagcaggagaaagaaaacataccTAAATAAGTACCAAATATTTACCAAGCCTCCTGCAGTTTAAAACTCCTCCATTGAAAGAGCGCAACTCTAGAATGCAGTTGTTTTTCCAAGCTTGTATTCTTTCTTATCTCTAACTCCTAGTCTTCCAATGCAGTAACTCTTTATCAGCGGGGGCAAAAAAGCAGGAGGAACATTGCTTACCACTGCTCCCTGTGCACAGATGCTGAAACTAGACTCTACGGCTAGGGCTCAGCAAAGACGGACAATCACATTTGCAAAGCCCAGAAACTTTTACCTCTGAGAGGCATCCACATATATGAAGCACTTCTATAACAGGTCTCACAGTGTTAAGCCCTGCCCTGGAAAACATAAGCAGTGGGGATTTTCAGTGGAGCTATGCTGGTTTACATCAAAAAAcacatagatttttttcttctaggataACCATTAGCCATAATTCATCAGGATGTT from Chroicocephalus ridibundus chromosome 7, bChrRid1.1, whole genome shotgun sequence includes the following:
- the CMKLR2 gene encoding chemerin-like receptor 2, with product MTFEDFENYSYFYDLAEEDESPQSSLSIAHIISLSFYSVAFLLGVPGNAIVIWFMGFKWDKSVSTLWFLNLAIADFIFVLFLPLYITYVAMGFHWPFGKWLCKMNSFIALLNMFASVFFLTFISLDRYIRLVHPVFSYKYRTVRNTLILSGIIWMSAAIIGGPALYFRDTATVLNNVTICYNNFHVHDRELILLTHHILIWVRLAFGYLFPLVTMVICYSLLIVKVKRRTVLTSSRLFWTIIAVVVAFFVCWTPYHIFSIVELSAHHDENLHDLLQDGIPLSTGLAFINSCLNPILYVLISKKFQAQVKTTVSEVLKLALWEVSRSGTVSEQLWSSDNTHAPVHYCETAQ